The following are encoded in a window of Candidatus Palauibacter scopulicola genomic DNA:
- a CDS encoding type II secretion system F family protein, translating into MTSAAADLIRRVKRRIVAPPARVKTRDLVLFTRQFSVMTSAGLPLTRTLETLALQAENPVLRQVARDTLRDVEAGNTLAGALGRHPRAFTQLYVNMVHAGESGSRLDGILDRLATFLEKSEQIRRKVKGAMLYPAVVLAVAISVIATLLLFVIPTFETVFASFDAMLPLPTRAVIGLSGIVQNWWWALLAAAGGAALMLRRWIATDAGRLHFDRMLLQLPVLGPLIQKAAVSRVTRTLGTLLSSGVPILEGLEITARTAGNRVIEDAIQASRVAIRRGDSIARPLRETRAFPPMVARMIHVGEETGDLDGMLSRIADFYDDEVDAGAESLLRILEPALIVILGGLVGGMIIAMYLPIFELINAIQ; encoded by the coding sequence GTGACGTCCGCGGCCGCGGACCTGATCCGGCGCGTGAAGCGCCGGATCGTCGCTCCGCCGGCACGGGTGAAGACGCGTGATCTCGTGCTCTTCACGCGGCAGTTCTCCGTGATGACCAGTGCCGGGTTGCCGCTCACCCGGACACTGGAGACCCTCGCGCTCCAGGCGGAGAACCCGGTGCTTCGGCAGGTGGCCCGCGACACGCTGCGAGATGTGGAGGCCGGAAACACGCTCGCCGGCGCGCTCGGCAGACACCCACGCGCTTTCACGCAGCTGTACGTGAACATGGTCCATGCGGGCGAATCCGGGAGCAGACTGGACGGGATTCTCGACCGCCTCGCCACCTTCCTCGAAAAGAGCGAACAGATCCGTCGAAAAGTGAAGGGCGCCATGTTATATCCGGCCGTCGTGCTCGCGGTGGCCATCTCGGTCATCGCGACGCTCCTTCTCTTCGTGATCCCGACGTTTGAGACCGTCTTCGCGAGCTTCGATGCGATGCTCCCCCTCCCGACACGCGCGGTCATCGGTCTTTCGGGGATCGTCCAGAACTGGTGGTGGGCACTGCTCGCCGCGGCGGGGGGCGCCGCCCTTATGCTGCGCCGCTGGATCGCCACGGACGCGGGCCGGCTTCACTTCGACCGTATGCTGCTGCAACTGCCGGTACTGGGCCCGCTGATTCAGAAGGCCGCGGTGTCCCGCGTCACGCGGACCCTGGGGACGTTGCTCTCGTCGGGCGTGCCGATTCTCGAGGGGCTCGAGATCACGGCGCGGACGGCGGGGAACCGCGTGATCGAAGACGCGATACAGGCAAGTCGGGTCGCGATCCGCCGTGGTGACTCCATCGCGCGGCCCCTGCGCGAGACCCGGGCCTTCCCACCCATGGTGGCCCGAATGATCCACGTCGGAGAAGAGACCGGCGATCTCGATGGGATGCTGTCCCGGATCGCCGATTTCTACGACGACGAAGTCGATGCCGGCGCCGAGAGTCTACTGAGGATACTGGAGCCCGCTCTGATCGTGATCCTTGGAGGTCTCGTCGGCGGGATGATCATCGCCATGTACCTCCCCATCTTCGAACTCATCAACGCGATCCAATAA
- a CDS encoding type IV pilus twitching motility protein PilT, translating to MALLTEMVERGASDLHLTVGERPKLRIDGNLTDSRAAGALDPDDTETLGRSMLSKEQREGFACEPDFDFGFAIPGLSRFRANLFRQQGSVACAIRRVPVEIPSLRELGVPSVVGRLADKPRGLVLVTGPTGSGKSTTLAAMVDRINAARAGHIVTIEDPIEFVHPHKRCIVNQREIGQDTPDFASALRYALRQDPDVILIGELRDPETIQAALTVAETGHLALGTLHTRSAAESIHRIIDAFPSHRQEQVRAQFAHVFEGVITQTLLRRAQGGGRVVACEILVATPAVRALIREAKVHQIHSAMQAARRFGMRTLNDALHRLHARGQVDFEECLRITSDPAEFRRMTSTAMPDGSAR from the coding sequence GTGGCACTGCTGACCGAGATGGTCGAACGGGGAGCGTCCGACCTGCACCTTACGGTGGGCGAACGCCCGAAGCTGCGGATCGACGGCAACCTCACGGACAGTCGCGCGGCGGGCGCGCTGGATCCGGACGATACCGAAACTCTCGGTCGTTCGATGCTCTCGAAGGAACAGCGTGAGGGCTTCGCGTGCGAGCCCGACTTCGATTTCGGCTTCGCGATCCCGGGTCTCTCCCGCTTTCGCGCGAACCTGTTCCGGCAGCAAGGGAGCGTGGCCTGCGCCATCCGCCGCGTCCCGGTCGAAATCCCGAGCCTGCGCGAACTCGGCGTACCCTCGGTCGTCGGCCGGCTGGCGGACAAACCGCGCGGGCTCGTGCTGGTAACGGGGCCCACCGGCTCGGGGAAATCGACGACGCTGGCGGCGATGGTGGACCGCATCAACGCGGCCCGTGCGGGCCACATCGTGACGATCGAGGATCCGATCGAATTCGTACATCCGCACAAACGATGCATCGTGAACCAGCGCGAAATCGGGCAGGACACGCCCGACTTTGCCAGCGCCCTCCGCTACGCCCTGCGCCAGGACCCGGACGTGATTCTCATTGGCGAGTTGCGGGATCCGGAGACGATTCAAGCCGCGCTCACGGTCGCGGAAACCGGACACCTCGCCCTCGGCACGCTGCATACACGTTCGGCCGCGGAGTCCATCCACCGGATCATCGATGCCTTCCCTTCCCACCGGCAGGAGCAGGTGCGCGCGCAGTTCGCCCACGTCTTCGAGGGCGTCATCACCCAGACACTGCTTCGCCGCGCGCAGGGCGGCGGTCGGGTCGTCGCCTGCGAGATCCTGGTCGCGACGCCCGCGGTCCGGGCTTTGATCCGGGAGGCGAAGGTCCATCAGATCCACTCCGCGATGCAGGCCGCGCGCAGGTTCGGGATGCGGACGCTCAACGATGCGCTCCACCGGCTCCATGCCCGGGGCCAGGTGGATTTCGAGGAGTGCCTTCGGATCACCTCGGATCCCGCCGAGTTCCGTCGCATGACGAGTACGGCCATGCCGGACGGATCCGCGCGGTGA
- a CDS encoding ATPase, T2SS/T4P/T4SS family yields the protein MRGGAVTPSRAADTPAPKRKRPASDPKVLRLIPAEFASRHLVLPLRRTGRTLSVAMADPSDAALIDDLQFLTQFEIDAVGVGEHTLRQRIDRSYEAATTRGGGRAEDVTVAPPADADSAEASEEPAVRLIDDLLADAVRRGASDIHFEPYESELRVRYRLDGRLREILRPPFQLAAALTSRLKILADLNIAERRIPQDGRIRMPVADRVIDFRVSTLPTLFGEKVVLRILDRERQAFDLESFGMETRAERELLAAIAQTSGMVLVTGPTGSGKTTTLYSALARLNTPEANIMTAEDPVEYSIEGINQVQIRPKIGLTFATTLRAFLRQDPNILMVGEIRDRETGGIAVKAALTGHLVLSTLHTNDAASTATRLVDMGIEAFNVAVAVKVITAQRLVPRICPDCRVEASYAPEILRSVGLQAGGRGQDAFYRGAGCDSCDGSGYSGRQGLYEVLPMSPAIRRLVLAGASSEEIERRAAKEGMITLRQDGFAKARRGIATLEDVLRETPA from the coding sequence ATGCGCGGGGGCGCGGTGACTCCCTCCCGGGCCGCGGACACCCCGGCCCCGAAGCGGAAGCGACCGGCGTCGGATCCGAAGGTCCTTCGTCTCATCCCGGCGGAGTTTGCAAGCCGGCATCTCGTGCTCCCGCTGCGGCGCACCGGCCGGACGCTCTCCGTCGCGATGGCGGACCCGTCCGATGCGGCGCTCATCGACGACCTGCAGTTCCTCACCCAGTTCGAGATCGACGCCGTTGGAGTGGGAGAACACACGCTCCGCCAACGGATCGACCGGAGTTATGAAGCTGCCACGACACGCGGGGGCGGGCGGGCGGAGGACGTGACCGTGGCACCGCCGGCCGACGCCGATTCGGCCGAAGCGAGCGAGGAACCGGCCGTGAGGCTCATCGACGACCTCCTCGCCGATGCGGTACGACGCGGCGCCTCGGACATTCACTTCGAGCCGTACGAGAGTGAACTGCGGGTCCGCTATCGCCTGGATGGGAGACTGCGTGAGATCCTGCGGCCGCCCTTCCAGCTGGCGGCGGCCCTGACGTCTCGCCTCAAGATCCTGGCGGACCTGAACATCGCGGAGCGCCGGATTCCCCAGGACGGCCGGATCCGGATGCCGGTCGCCGACCGGGTCATCGACTTCCGGGTTTCGACGCTTCCCACGCTGTTCGGCGAGAAGGTCGTCCTCCGAATCCTCGACAGGGAGCGGCAGGCCTTCGACCTCGAATCCTTCGGAATGGAGACGCGCGCGGAGCGGGAGTTGCTCGCGGCAATCGCTCAGACGTCCGGCATGGTTCTGGTCACCGGCCCCACCGGATCCGGCAAGACCACGACGCTCTACAGCGCACTCGCGAGACTCAACACGCCCGAGGCGAACATCATGACCGCCGAGGATCCGGTCGAGTACAGCATCGAAGGCATCAACCAGGTCCAGATCCGTCCGAAGATCGGTCTCACCTTCGCCACGACGCTTCGCGCCTTCCTGCGGCAGGACCCCAACATCCTCATGGTGGGCGAGATCCGCGACCGCGAGACGGGTGGCATCGCCGTGAAGGCGGCGCTCACCGGACATCTCGTGCTCTCCACGCTTCACACCAATGATGCCGCTTCGACCGCGACGCGACTCGTGGACATGGGGATCGAAGCGTTCAACGTGGCCGTTGCCGTCAAGGTCATCACCGCCCAGCGGCTCGTCCCCCGGATCTGTCCCGACTGCCGCGTCGAGGCGAGCTACGCCCCCGAGATTCTGCGTTCGGTCGGGTTGCAAGCGGGCGGACGCGGCCAGGACGCCTTCTACCGCGGCGCGGGCTGCGATTCGTGCGATGGGTCGGGGTATTCGGGCCGTCAGGGCCTGTATGAAGTCCTTCCGATGTCTCCCGCGATCCGCCGGCTCGTCCTGGCGGGGGCATCGTCGGAGGAGATCGAGCGCCGCGCCGCCAAGGAGGGGATGATCACCCTGCGTCAGGACGGGTTTGCCAAGGCAAGAAGGGGGATCGCGACGCTCGAAGACGTCCTCAGGGAGACGCCGGCGTAG
- a CDS encoding helix-hairpin-helix domain-containing protein gives MWDLNRAERKAMGAALVLVGVSLVTRTLLAPDPGRLEGLDTIDPATDLAGIEGEVVAALTREQRAQTPLADGEQIDVNRAPADELRRLPGVGPSLAEALIEERQRAPFREPADLERVGGVGEVTARRLAPHIRFDPGAPRPGPGPGARRPAPAPAAAMVMGCPPGGARIDLNRADRAQLESLTGIGPALAARIIDDRSENGRFETPEAVTRVRGIGARTLARFREQVCAGAR, from the coding sequence GTGTGGGATCTGAATCGCGCGGAACGCAAGGCCATGGGCGCCGCGCTCGTGCTCGTGGGCGTGAGTCTCGTGACGCGCACCCTCCTCGCGCCTGACCCGGGCCGGCTTGAAGGTCTCGACACGATCGACCCCGCGACGGATCTGGCGGGCATCGAGGGCGAGGTCGTCGCCGCGCTGACCCGCGAGCAGCGGGCGCAGACCCCGCTCGCCGATGGGGAACAGATCGATGTGAACCGCGCCCCGGCCGACGAGTTGCGCCGGCTGCCCGGCGTCGGTCCGAGCTTGGCGGAAGCTCTCATCGAGGAGCGGCAACGCGCTCCGTTCCGCGAACCCGCCGATCTGGAACGGGTCGGTGGAGTGGGAGAGGTCACCGCGCGCCGCCTCGCGCCGCATATCCGTTTCGACCCCGGGGCGCCCCGCCCGGGCCCCGGCCCCGGGGCGCGCCGCCCGGCCCCCGCCCCCGCCGCGGCAATGGTGATGGGTTGTCCGCCCGGCGGCGCACGGATCGATCTCAATCGGGCCGACCGCGCGCAACTCGAGAGCCTGACCGGCATTGGCCCCGCTCTCGCGGCCCGCATCATCGATGACCGAAGCGAGAACGGGCGATTCGAGACGCCCGAGGCCGTGACCCGCGTCCGGGGCATCGGCGCACGCACGCTCGCCCGCTTCCGGGAACAGGTATGCGCGGGGGCGCGGTGA
- a CDS encoding energy transducer TonB, translating to MRTTTRKRPDWRYRVASSRSRDRERAVWWGGMLASTLLHAFLLLLWVRPAPEFEPAARPGVDPDLPAGGGGLRAVRVSMPRRIEIPPPPRPVLAVDMPEIEVREAEIDVASELLPVGAPAPAPGLGAGVGAGDEGAGGGEGDGYVSPVPRSVVPHWDPPSAVRGMEVTVRVFVDATGRPSLVELDPPTPDEDFNRDIMRQVRAWEYRPALRHGTPVDGWAEIVFIF from the coding sequence GTGCGCACGACGACAAGGAAACGGCCGGACTGGCGATACAGGGTCGCCTCATCGCGTTCCCGCGACCGGGAGCGGGCCGTGTGGTGGGGCGGGATGCTCGCCTCCACCCTCCTGCACGCGTTCCTGCTCCTCCTGTGGGTGCGCCCGGCGCCCGAGTTCGAGCCGGCGGCCCGGCCCGGGGTGGATCCCGATCTCCCCGCCGGCGGGGGCGGCCTGAGGGCGGTCAGGGTGTCCATGCCGCGCAGGATCGAGATCCCCCCTCCGCCGCGGCCCGTCCTCGCCGTCGACATGCCCGAGATCGAGGTCCGCGAGGCGGAGATCGACGTGGCCTCCGAGCTGCTCCCCGTCGGCGCGCCGGCGCCGGCGCCCGGGCTCGGGGCGGGGGTCGGGGCCGGGGACGAGGGGGCGGGCGGGGGCGAGGGCGACGGCTACGTGTCGCCCGTGCCGAGGTCCGTCGTGCCGCACTGGGATCCCCCGAGCGCCGTCCGCGGCATGGAGGTGACGGTGCGCGTCTTCGTCGACGCGACCGGGCGTCCCAGCCTGGTTGAACTCGATCCCCCGACCCCGGATGAGGACTTCAACCGCGACATCATGCGCCAGGTGCGGGCGTGGGAATACCGCCCCGCGCTGCGCCACGGGACCCCCGTCGACGGCTGGGCCGAGATCGTCTTCATCTTCTGA
- the tdh gene encoding L-threonine 3-dehydrogenase, which translates to MKAIRKPGPAPGLELCDAPVPEIRSRDVLVKVRRAGICGTDLHIHQWDRWSRHRVNPPVTLGHEFMGEVVETGRLVRNIEVGDRVSAEGHLVCGHCEYCGTEQAHVCRDTRIIGIDRDGAFAEYVSIPAANIIHVPDSIGDDLAAVFDPLGNAFHTVLHTDVAGRVVAVVGCGPIGLFAVGIARAAGASRVIAVEPHEGRRKLAARMGAHDCLDPADGDVEARIVDLTHGYGAHVVCEMSGHPEGVRSAFRMCRNGGHVRLLGLPKDPVEVDLARDVIFKGLHLYGVVGRLMYRTWIEMRDFLASGRLDVEPVITHRLPFDRFEEGFDSMYSGEAAKVVLTLD; encoded by the coding sequence ATGAAAGCGATCCGCAAACCCGGGCCGGCCCCCGGCCTCGAGCTGTGCGACGCGCCGGTGCCCGAGATTCGCTCCCGCGACGTGCTGGTCAAGGTGCGGCGGGCAGGGATCTGCGGCACGGACCTGCACATCCACCAGTGGGACCGCTGGTCGCGGCATCGCGTGAATCCGCCCGTCACGCTCGGCCACGAATTCATGGGAGAGGTCGTCGAGACCGGCCGCCTGGTCCGGAACATCGAGGTCGGCGACCGCGTCTCGGCGGAAGGGCACCTGGTCTGCGGACACTGCGAGTACTGCGGCACCGAGCAGGCGCACGTGTGCCGGGACACGCGGATCATCGGCATCGACCGGGACGGCGCGTTCGCGGAGTACGTCTCCATCCCCGCGGCGAACATCATCCACGTCCCCGACTCCATCGGCGACGACCTGGCGGCGGTGTTCGACCCGCTCGGAAACGCTTTCCACACGGTTTTGCACACGGACGTGGCGGGGCGGGTCGTCGCCGTGGTCGGCTGCGGCCCGATCGGCCTGTTCGCGGTCGGGATCGCGCGCGCGGCGGGAGCCTCCAGGGTCATCGCGGTCGAGCCGCACGAGGGGCGGCGGAAACTCGCGGCGCGCATGGGCGCGCACGACTGCCTCGACCCGGCGGACGGCGACGTGGAGGCGCGGATCGTCGACCTCACGCACGGCTACGGGGCGCACGTGGTGTGCGAGATGAGCGGACACCCCGAGGGCGTGCGCTCCGCCTTCCGCATGTGCCGCAACGGCGGCCACGTCCGGCTGCTGGGGTTGCCGAAGGATCCGGTGGAGGTCGACCTCGCCCGCGACGTCATCTTCAAGGGTCTCCACCTGTACGGCGTAGTGGGGCGGCTCATGTACCGGACGTGGATCGAGATGCGGGACTTCCTGGCATCGGGACGTCTCGATGTCGAGCCCGTGATCACCCAC